In Neisseria dentiae, one DNA window encodes the following:
- a CDS encoding cation diffusion facilitator family transporter, with the protein MELSRERLLKLATYASTATALLLVGLKAAAWLLSGSVSILASFTDSLTDLAASALNLLAVRLALQPADENHPFGHGKAEGLSALAQSAFIGGSAVFLFLNAFGRLMKPEPLQHTGWGVAVMVVSVVMTLALVAFQRYVLKRTASQAIAADRLHYVTDLLSNSVVLAALLMASYGWHSADAWLALGLVAWILKSAFDIGKEAVNTLMDKALSREQTEAVREAALKVPQVRGVHDLKTRQSGAQVFVQLHIDVSAAASLEEAHETAKTVAANIRALFENAEVLVHTDPV; encoded by the coding sequence ATGGAACTTTCGCGCGAACGCTTGTTGAAGCTCGCCACTTATGCTTCCACCGCCACGGCTTTGCTGCTGGTCGGGCTGAAAGCCGCCGCCTGGCTGTTGAGCGGGTCGGTGAGCATTTTGGCGAGTTTTACCGATTCGCTCACCGACCTTGCCGCCAGCGCGCTTAATCTGTTGGCGGTGCGTCTGGCCTTGCAGCCCGCCGACGAAAACCACCCGTTCGGCCACGGCAAGGCCGAGGGCTTGTCGGCATTGGCACAGTCGGCATTTATCGGCGGCTCGGCGGTGTTTCTGTTTTTAAACGCCTTCGGCCGCCTGATGAAGCCCGAGCCTTTGCAACACACCGGCTGGGGCGTTGCGGTGATGGTGGTGTCGGTGGTGATGACGCTGGCGCTGGTAGCGTTTCAGCGCTATGTGCTCAAACGCACGGCGTCGCAGGCCATCGCCGCCGACCGGCTGCACTATGTTACCGATCTGCTGTCCAATTCGGTGGTGTTGGCGGCGCTGCTGATGGCGTCTTACGGCTGGCATTCGGCCGACGCCTGGCTGGCGCTGGGTTTGGTGGCCTGGATTCTGAAAAGCGCCTTCGATATCGGCAAAGAAGCAGTCAACACCCTGATGGACAAAGCCCTGTCGCGCGAACAAACCGAGGCCGTCAGGGAGGCCGCACTGAAGGTGCCGCAGGTGCGGGGGGTGCACGATTTGAAAACCCGCCAGTCGGGCGCGCAGGTGTTTGTGCAGCTGCATATCGACGTGAGCGCCGCCGCCAGCCTCGAAGAGGCGCACGAAACGGCCAAAACGGTGGCGGCCAATATCCGCGCCCTGTTTGAAAACGCAGAAGTGCTGGTGCACACCGACCCGGTGTGA
- a CDS encoding AGE family epimerase/isomerase, with the protein MITPLHNPQHQQWLLGQSRALLEFARKSKVPFGFGYLDKHGEVDLSQPVQTWISCRMTHIYSIGALMGIEGCRELAEHGINALLEHFQDRKHGGFFEALEHQPGAGGQAVPTEAGTQKTAYAHAFVLLAASSGLLAGIRRADELFDAISAVHDRYFWDEAAGKMRESFSRDFSESEPYRGVNANMHTVEASLAAFDAQLAQGIAADDERAARWLGRANSILQFVFGLCEQNAYRIPEHFDENWNVVWDYNENDKAHQFRPYGATVGHALEWARLGCHVLVMNRKYGVKTPSDYSATAFGLFRQALNNWHGDGAAGFVYTTDFEGNPIVRDRMHWVLCEGIGACVALEGINAGHAPIGGLGAAQGYVEAELGSEFSYWYETFTAYAAQYLLEGDGRWYHQLDTENRPDESVWSGKPDIYHAFQCLLLPLLPFGHFITAAVKQHPDSVK; encoded by the coding sequence ATGATTACCCCGCTTCACAACCCGCAACACCAACAATGGCTGCTCGGCCAAAGCAGGGCGCTGCTGGAATTTGCCCGTAAATCGAAAGTGCCGTTCGGCTTCGGCTATCTCGACAAACACGGCGAAGTCGATTTGTCGCAGCCCGTGCAAACCTGGATCAGCTGCCGCATGACGCATATTTACAGCATCGGCGCGCTGATGGGCATCGAAGGCTGCCGCGAGTTGGCCGAACACGGCATCAACGCGCTGCTCGAGCATTTTCAAGACCGCAAACACGGTGGCTTTTTCGAAGCGCTCGAGCATCAGCCCGGTGCAGGCGGGCAGGCCGTGCCCACCGAAGCCGGCACGCAGAAAACCGCCTATGCCCACGCTTTCGTGCTGCTGGCCGCATCCAGCGGCCTGCTGGCGGGCATCAGGCGGGCAGACGAGCTGTTCGACGCCATCAGCGCGGTTCACGACCGTTATTTTTGGGACGAAGCCGCCGGCAAAATGCGCGAATCGTTTTCACGCGACTTTTCCGAAAGCGAACCCTATCGCGGCGTAAACGCCAATATGCACACCGTCGAAGCCAGCCTGGCGGCATTCGACGCGCAACTGGCGCAGGGCATCGCCGCCGACGACGAACGTGCGGCACGCTGGCTCGGGCGCGCCAATTCGATTCTGCAATTCGTGTTCGGCCTTTGCGAACAAAACGCCTACCGCATTCCCGAGCATTTCGACGAAAACTGGAACGTGGTTTGGGATTACAACGAAAACGACAAAGCGCACCAGTTCCGCCCCTACGGCGCCACGGTCGGCCATGCGCTCGAGTGGGCGCGCCTGGGCTGCCATGTTCTGGTGATGAACCGCAAATACGGCGTGAAAACCCCGTCGGATTATTCCGCCACCGCCTTCGGCCTGTTCCGCCAGGCGCTCAACAACTGGCACGGCGACGGCGCGGCGGGCTTTGTTTACACCACCGATTTCGAAGGCAACCCGATTGTGCGCGACCGTATGCACTGGGTGTTGTGCGAAGGCATAGGCGCGTGCGTGGCGCTGGAGGGCATCAACGCAGGCCACGCCCCAATCGGCGGTTTGGGCGCGGCGCAAGGTTATGTGGAAGCCGAACTCGGCAGTGAATTTTCTTATTGGTACGAAACCTTCACCGCCTATGCCGCGCAATATCTGCTGGAGGGCGATGGCCGCTGGTATCACCAGCTCGACACCGAAAACCGGCCCGACGAAAGCGTTTGGTCGGGCAAACCCGATATTTACCACGCCTTCCAATGCCTGCTGCTGCCGCTGCTGCCGTTCGGCCATTTCATCACCGCAGCGGTGAAGCAGCATCCCGACAGTGTGAAATAA
- the phoR gene encoding phosphate regulon sensor histidine kinase PhoR has translation MNLIRRHLLGFAALLLAAAIPAYLLGGFAAVGGVWSLLLFAYLLLHWFHLVRLIRWLANPKLRLVPRGYGIWDDIFNTLLLQAKSRKKRKQQLGRSLQRFNRVIDAMPDGVIILDQEGRIEWMNRLAAVHLDLDFEKDQNGILKNLIRTPEFHSFLQQPLDDTPPTLKIRLSDGLKPRSVMLTRTTFETRLELLVTQDISAAEQLNETRSAFIANVSHELRTPLTVISGFLETLADLPDLPPGERAEFIGLMQQESNRMLNLITDLLTLARLENSGGGETHKQTFSLSELAEQICAEGRALSDGRHQFQSQIAENILVHGTESELHSALGNLVANAVRYTPEGGSITVSLHDNGSNAEFSVRDTGPGITPEHLPHLTERFYRADAGRNRKNGGTGLGLAIAKHALANHHAVLNISSSVGEGSTFSTKLEKAEAVGEP, from the coding sequence ATGAACCTGATACGCCGCCACCTGCTCGGCTTTGCCGCCCTGCTGCTGGCAGCCGCCATACCCGCCTATTTACTGGGCGGATTTGCCGCCGTCGGCGGCGTGTGGAGCCTGCTGCTGTTTGCCTACCTGCTGCTGCACTGGTTCCATTTGGTGCGCCTGATCCGCTGGCTCGCCAACCCCAAGCTGCGGCTGGTGCCGCGCGGCTACGGCATTTGGGACGACATCTTCAACACCCTGCTGTTGCAGGCCAAAAGCCGCAAAAAACGCAAACAGCAGCTCGGCCGCTCGCTGCAACGCTTCAACCGCGTTATCGACGCCATGCCCGACGGCGTGATTATTCTCGATCAGGAAGGCCGTATCGAGTGGATGAACCGCCTGGCCGCCGTACATCTGGATTTGGATTTTGAAAAAGACCAAAACGGCATCTTAAAAAACCTCATACGCACACCCGAATTCCACAGCTTTCTGCAACAACCGCTCGACGATACCCCGCCCACGCTGAAAATCCGCCTTTCAGACGGCCTCAAACCCCGCAGCGTGATGCTCACCCGCACCACCTTCGAAACCCGCCTCGAACTCTTGGTTACGCAAGACATCAGCGCCGCCGAACAACTTAACGAAACCCGTTCGGCCTTTATCGCCAACGTATCGCACGAACTGCGCACCCCGCTCACCGTTATCAGCGGCTTTCTCGAAACCCTCGCCGACCTGCCCGACCTGCCGCCCGGCGAGCGCGCCGAATTCATCGGCCTGATGCAGCAGGAAAGCAACCGGATGCTCAACCTGATTACCGACCTGCTCACCCTCGCCCGCCTCGAAAACAGCGGCGGCGGCGAAACACACAAACAAACCTTCAGCCTCTCGGAGCTGGCCGAACAAATCTGCGCCGAAGGCCGCGCCCTTTCAGACGGCCGCCACCAATTCCAAAGCCAGATAGCCGAAAACATTCTCGTTCACGGCACCGAAAGCGAACTGCACAGCGCACTAGGCAACCTGGTGGCCAACGCCGTGCGCTACACCCCGGAAGGCGGCAGCATCACCGTTTCGCTGCACGACAACGGCAGCAACGCCGAATTTTCCGTGCGCGACACCGGCCCCGGCATCACCCCCGAACACCTGCCCCACTTAACCGAACGTTTCTACCGCGCCGATGCCGGCCGCAACCGCAAAAACGGCGGCACCGGCCTCGGCCTCGCCATCGCCAAACACGCCCTCGCCAACCACCATGCCGTGTTAAACATCAGCAGCAGCGTGGGCGAAGGCAGCACGTTTTCAACAAAACTGGAAAAAGCCGAAGCAGTTGGAGAGCCGTAA
- the phoB gene encoding phosphate regulon transcriptional regulator PhoB produces MPQVNILAIEDEEAIGRLIGFVLEQAGFQVTVVPSVEKALPLLAAELPDMVLVDWMLPGASGLQLIKQLRQNTRTRDLPIILLTARGTESDKEQGLNLGADDYVTKPFSPRELIARVNALLRRRAPQKTEQTIEAGGLTVNPSEQTASANGTPVALGPSEFKLLHFFITHPNRAYNRRQLLDLVWGDHVFVEERTVDVHISRLRRALEEGGAGNCIQTVRGLGYRFYTESGETP; encoded by the coding sequence ATGCCCCAAGTGAATATTCTGGCAATCGAAGACGAAGAAGCCATCGGCAGGCTGATCGGTTTCGTGCTGGAGCAGGCAGGCTTTCAAGTAACGGTGGTGCCCAGCGTAGAAAAAGCCCTGCCCCTTTTGGCCGCCGAACTGCCCGACATGGTGCTGGTCGACTGGATGCTGCCGGGCGCATCCGGCCTGCAACTGATCAAACAACTGCGCCAAAACACCCGCACGCGCGATTTGCCGATTATCCTGCTCACCGCCCGCGGCACCGAGTCCGACAAAGAACAAGGCCTGAACCTCGGCGCCGACGACTACGTTACCAAACCGTTTTCACCGCGCGAACTGATAGCCCGCGTCAACGCCCTGCTGCGCCGCCGCGCCCCGCAGAAAACCGAACAAACCATCGAAGCGGGCGGCTTAACGGTCAACCCCTCCGAACAAACCGCCAGCGCCAACGGCACCCCCGTTGCACTCGGCCCCAGCGAATTCAAACTGCTGCACTTTTTCATCACCCACCCCAACCGCGCCTACAACCGCCGCCAACTGCTCGATTTAGTGTGGGGCGACCATGTATTTGTCGAAGAGCGCACCGTTGATGTGCACATCAGCCGCCTGCGCCGCGCACTCGAAGAAGGCGGCGCAGGAAACTGCATACAAACCGTGCGCGGTCTCGGCTACCGCTTCTACACCGAAAGCGGCGAAACGCCATGA
- the pstB gene encoding phosphate ABC transporter ATP-binding protein PstB, whose translation MQAKITVRNFNFRYGSFHALKNINIDIPANRVTAFIGPSGCGKSTLLRTFNRMYDLYPDMHAEGELLLDGRSILGKETDLNLLRAKVGMVFQKPTPFPMSIYDNVTFGVKLYEKLSRSELDDRVEWALKKAALWNEVKDKLKQSGNSLSGGQQQRLCIARAVACKPEVLLLDEPTSALDPISTAHIEELVGELKNDYTIAIVTHNMQQAARVSDFTAYMYLGEMIEVGDTKQIFTKPARKETEDYITGKFG comes from the coding sequence ATGCAGGCCAAAATCACCGTGCGCAATTTCAACTTCCGCTACGGCAGCTTCCACGCCCTGAAAAACATCAATATCGACATCCCCGCCAACCGGGTAACCGCCTTCATCGGCCCTTCCGGCTGCGGCAAATCCACCTTGTTGCGCACCTTCAACCGAATGTATGATTTATACCCCGATATGCACGCCGAGGGCGAACTGCTGCTCGACGGCCGCAGCATCTTGGGCAAAGAAACCGATTTGAACCTGCTGCGCGCCAAAGTGGGCATGGTGTTTCAAAAACCCACGCCGTTTCCCATGAGCATCTACGACAACGTAACCTTCGGCGTGAAGCTGTATGAAAAATTAAGCCGCAGCGAATTGGACGACCGCGTAGAATGGGCGCTGAAAAAAGCCGCCCTGTGGAACGAAGTGAAAGACAAACTCAAACAAAGCGGCAACTCGCTTTCGGGCGGGCAGCAGCAGCGCCTGTGCATCGCCCGCGCCGTGGCCTGCAAACCCGAAGTGCTGCTGCTCGACGAACCCACTTCCGCGCTCGACCCGATTTCCACCGCCCACATCGAAGAGCTGGTCGGCGAGCTGAAAAACGACTACACCATCGCCATCGTTACCCACAATATGCAGCAGGCGGCGCGGGTGTCGGACTTCACCGCCTATATGTATTTGGGCGAAATGATCGAAGTGGGCGACACCAAACAGATATTCACCAAACCCGCCCGCAAAGAAACCGAAGACTACATCACCGGCAAATTCGGCTGA
- the pstA gene encoding phosphate ABC transporter permease PstA, producing the protein MEKSANNPVYRRRRLLNRFNLTMAWLTMAFGLFWLGWIFYTLFYEGFNGLGTGIFQLDTPPPGMAGGLRNAIWGSLLITLSGLFIGTPVGILCGIFLAEFGRRSKLAAATRFMNDILLSAPSIVIGLFVYGLIVVPQGRFSGWAGSVALSLLVIPVVVRTTENMLRLVPDSLREAAYALGTPKWKLVGMVTLRAAKAGVLTGVLLAFARIAGETAPLLFTALNNQFFSTDMSQPMANLPNVIYQFAMSPYQDWHELAWAAALLIALTVLAANIGARILSARKH; encoded by the coding sequence ATGGAAAAATCCGCCAACAACCCCGTTTACCGCCGCCGCAGGCTGCTCAACCGCTTCAATCTAACCATGGCCTGGCTCACTATGGCGTTCGGCCTGTTTTGGCTGGGTTGGATTTTCTACACGCTGTTCTACGAAGGCTTCAACGGCTTGGGCACCGGCATTTTCCAACTCGACACGCCGCCGCCGGGCATGGCAGGCGGCCTGCGCAACGCCATCTGGGGCAGCCTGCTGATTACCTTAAGCGGCCTGTTTATCGGCACGCCGGTGGGGATTTTGTGCGGCATTTTTCTGGCCGAATTCGGCCGGCGCAGCAAACTGGCGGCAGCCACCCGTTTTATGAACGATATTCTGCTCTCTGCGCCTTCTATCGTAATCGGTTTGTTTGTGTACGGCCTGATTGTGGTGCCGCAGGGCCGTTTTTCGGGCTGGGCCGGTTCGGTTGCCTTGTCGCTGCTGGTGATACCCGTGGTGGTGCGCACCACCGAAAACATGCTGCGGCTGGTGCCCGACAGCCTGCGCGAAGCCGCTTATGCGCTGGGCACGCCGAAATGGAAGCTCGTGGGCATGGTTACGCTGCGCGCGGCCAAAGCCGGCGTATTAACCGGCGTGCTGCTGGCTTTCGCGCGGATTGCCGGCGAAACCGCGCCGCTGCTGTTTACCGCGCTGAACAACCAGTTTTTCAGCACCGACATGAGCCAGCCCATGGCCAACCTGCCCAACGTGATTTACCAGTTTGCCATGTCGCCCTACCAAGACTGGCACGAGCTGGCCTGGGCCGCCGCCCTGTTAATCGCCTTAACCGTGCTGGCCGCCAACATCGGTGCCAGAATATTGAGCGCCCGCAAACATTAA
- the pstC gene encoding phosphate ABC transporter permease subunit PstC: MDGLHQKLKRQHLLDTLFVGTTRFFALLVLASLGGILISLVVGALPSMREFGFGFFTSSEWDAVQGHYGALAPVYGTLVTSAIALLIAVPVSFGIAVFLTELCPAWLRRPLGICVELLAGIPSIIYGMWGLFVFAPVFSEHIQPFFIETVGRLPVVGALFQGAPMGIGLFAAGLILAIMIIPFIASVMRDVFEITPTMLKESAYGLGSTKWEVVRHVVLPYTKTGVVGGIILGLGRALGETMAVTFVIGNTFNISSSLYNSGVSITSALANEFAEAVDPLHLSSLLYLGLILFVITFVVLCISKLMLLHMQRNEGSKH, from the coding sequence ATGGACGGGCTTCACCAAAAACTGAAACGCCAGCACCTGCTCGACACGCTGTTTGTGGGCACCACCCGCTTTTTCGCCCTGCTGGTTCTGGCGAGTTTGGGCGGCATTCTGATTTCGCTGGTTGTCGGTGCGCTGCCGAGTATGCGCGAATTCGGCTTCGGTTTTTTCACCTCGTCGGAATGGGATGCGGTTCAGGGGCACTACGGTGCGTTGGCGCCGGTGTACGGCACGCTGGTTACTTCGGCGATTGCGCTCTTGATTGCGGTTCCGGTCAGCTTCGGCATCGCCGTTTTCCTCACCGAACTCTGCCCCGCCTGGCTGCGCCGCCCGCTGGGCATCTGCGTGGAACTGCTGGCGGGCATTCCTTCGATTATCTACGGCATGTGGGGCTTGTTTGTGTTCGCCCCCGTGTTTTCCGAACATATCCAACCGTTTTTTATCGAAACCGTCGGCAGGCTGCCGGTGGTGGGCGCGCTGTTTCAGGGAGCGCCCATGGGCATCGGCCTGTTTGCGGCCGGGTTGATTCTGGCGATTATGATTATCCCGTTTATCGCTTCGGTGATGCGCGACGTGTTTGAAATCACGCCCACCATGCTGAAAGAATCGGCTTACGGTCTGGGCAGCACCAAATGGGAAGTGGTGCGCCACGTGGTGCTGCCCTACACCAAAACCGGTGTGGTCGGCGGCATTATCTTGGGTTTGGGGCGCGCGCTGGGCGAAACGATGGCGGTAACTTTCGTTATCGGCAACACCTTCAATATCAGCAGCAGCCTGTATAACTCGGGCGTGTCGATTACTTCCGCGCTGGCCAACGAATTTGCCGAAGCGGTTGATCCGCTGCATCTCTCTTCACTGCTCTATCTGGGTTTGATTCTGTTTGTGATCACCTTTGTGGTGCTGTGTATTTCCAAACTGATGCTGCTGCATATGCAGCGCAACGAAGGCAGCAAACACTAG
- a CDS encoding ABC transporter ATP-binding protein/permease, with amino-acid sequence MEKWQIELNDSPMWLLQTLGGVMASLVLIVFLAGKTRFGKQFWYILRPCIDKKSGAKTALTVTLMVLLLLTEIRLNVLNTFFYNGLYSALQDAKAQAFWFFALINAGVVLMRTFNGIVNDFLDQALAIKWSEKLNAVLTERWLADKNYYRLQMRRHAPDNIDQRIQQDAQEFIASTIEFIRGMLNSVISAIEFTIVLWGLSGILSLFGFEIPRGMVFFVFVFVLLSTVAAMWIGKPLIRYNYDNEKLNGDYRYSLIRVRDHAESVAFYNGEWRERQQLGERFAAIIRNRWKIARQSVTLNGFNDLLTQGVQLLPLMLQAPRFFAGQIKIGDMHQTVQAFNRLQRALSFFRNFYEEFTAYRARLERLSGFLTSANQIKQTGTPQVNEVSDGLSLENVTLYRHNGGVLLNNLNVNVKSGDALLIQGPSGCGKTSLLRTLAGLWPFGSSGTIGRPAHRDILFVPQRPYTPQGSLRQAVCYPDIDPHHPELAAAMQACCLGHLADKLDKPDDWQNRLSPGELQRVAFVRILLTKPKMVLLDEATAALDEPTEAALYTLIRERLPESIIVSIGHRGTLAAFHNRRMFVGEAACG; translated from the coding sequence ATGGAAAAATGGCAAATCGAACTCAACGACAGCCCGATGTGGCTGCTGCAAACCCTCGGCGGCGTGATGGCCTCTTTGGTGCTGATTGTTTTTCTGGCGGGCAAAACCCGTTTCGGCAAACAGTTTTGGTATATCCTGCGCCCCTGCATCGATAAAAAAAGCGGCGCCAAAACCGCGCTGACGGTTACGCTGATGGTGCTGCTGCTGCTCACCGAAATCCGCCTGAACGTTTTAAACACCTTTTTCTACAACGGCCTATACAGCGCCCTGCAAGATGCGAAAGCGCAGGCGTTTTGGTTTTTCGCGCTGATTAATGCGGGCGTGGTGCTGATGCGCACGTTCAACGGCATCGTGAACGATTTTCTCGATCAGGCGCTGGCGATTAAGTGGTCGGAAAAATTAAACGCCGTGCTCACCGAACGCTGGCTGGCCGATAAAAACTATTACCGCCTGCAAATGCGCCGCCACGCGCCCGACAATATCGACCAGCGTATCCAGCAGGATGCGCAGGAATTTATCGCTTCCACCATCGAATTTATCCGCGGCATGCTCAATTCGGTGATTTCGGCAATTGAATTCACCATCGTTTTATGGGGGCTGTCGGGCATTTTGAGCCTGTTCGGCTTTGAAATTCCGCGCGGCATGGTGTTTTTCGTGTTTGTATTCGTGCTGCTTTCCACCGTGGCGGCAATGTGGATAGGCAAACCGCTGATCCGCTACAACTACGACAACGAAAAACTCAACGGCGACTACCGCTATTCGCTGATCCGCGTGCGCGACCATGCCGAGAGCGTGGCGTTTTACAACGGCGAATGGCGCGAACGGCAGCAGCTTGGCGAACGTTTTGCCGCCATTATCCGTAACCGCTGGAAAATCGCCCGCCAAAGCGTTACTTTGAACGGTTTCAACGACCTGCTCACGCAAGGCGTGCAGCTTTTGCCGCTGATGCTGCAAGCCCCGCGCTTTTTTGCCGGGCAAATCAAAATCGGCGATATGCACCAAACCGTGCAGGCATTCAACCGCCTGCAACGCGCCTTATCGTTTTTCCGCAATTTCTACGAAGAATTCACCGCCTACCGCGCCCGTTTGGAGCGTTTGAGCGGTTTTCTCACCAGCGCCAACCAAATCAAACAAACCGGCACGCCGCAGGTTAACGAGGTTTCAGACGGCCTCTCGCTCGAAAACGTAACGCTCTACCGCCACAACGGCGGCGTGCTGCTGAACAACTTGAACGTGAATGTTAAAAGCGGCGACGCACTCTTGATACAAGGCCCCAGCGGCTGCGGCAAAACCTCGCTGCTGCGCACGCTGGCGGGCTTGTGGCCGTTCGGCAGCAGCGGCACCATCGGCCGCCCCGCGCACCGCGATATTCTGTTTGTGCCGCAACGCCCCTACACACCGCAAGGCAGCCTGCGCCAAGCCGTGTGCTACCCCGATATCGATCCGCACCACCCCGAACTGGCCGCCGCCATGCAGGCCTGCTGTCTCGGCCACCTCGCCGACAAGCTCGACAAGCCCGACGATTGGCAAAACCGGCTCTCGCCGGGCGAATTGCAGCGTGTGGCGTTTGTGCGCATTCTGCTCACGAAGCCGAAAATGGTGCTGCTCGACGAAGCCACCGCCGCGCTCGACGAACCGACCGAAGCCGCGCTTTACACGCTCATCCGCGAGCGCCTGCCCGAGAGCATTATCGTGAGCATCGGCCACCGCGGCACGCTGGCCGCCTTTCACAACCGCCGTATGTTTGTGGGCGAAGCGGCCTGCGGTTAA